Genomic window (Vigna radiata var. radiata cultivar VC1973A chromosome 1, Vradiata_ver6, whole genome shotgun sequence):
TATTGCAGGTGTGCCATGGGTAATTGCTACAGCCTGCAGAAAGATCATGAAACGGCACTGAGGAGCTTTCAACGAGCTGTTCAACTAAATCCCAGATTTGCATATGCTCACACCCTTTGTGGACATGAGTATGAACATTAATCTTACATTTATGATACACGTGTCCAAACATGGTTTAACAACTTTTCATTCTCTTGTGAGTCATGATTCACTGTTCTTTGCAGGTATGTCGCACTAGAAGATTTTGAAAATGGGATTAAGTCCTACCAGAGTGCACTCATGGTTGATTCAAGGCACTATAAGGCATGGTATGGACTTGGAATGCTATATCTTCGCCAAGAGAAGCTTGAGTTCTCTGAACATCATTTCCGTATGGCCTTCCAAATCAACCCACGATCTTCTGTTATACTGTCATACCTTGGAACTGCTTTGCATGCTTTAAAGGTTAATAATCTCTTGCCACTCTTGGTGTAGTAGTACAGACTACTATTGTATTTGTCTTATGCTAGCGTTTCTGTATCCGGTATTCTGAAATTATACTTATGTGGTCTGTCAGAGAAGCTGGGAAGCACTGGCCATAATGGAGAAAGCTATCTTAGCAGATAAGAAAAATCCACTTCCCATGTATCAAAAGGCCAGCATACTCATCAGCTTAGAAAAATTTGACGAGGCTTTGGATGTCCTAGAGGAGCTGAAAGAGTGTGCTCCTCGTGAAAGTAGTGTCTATGCTTTGATGGGCAATATCTATAGAAGGCGTAACATGCATGAAAGAGCAATGTTTCATTATGGTGTTGCTTTGGATTTGAAACCGTCTGCAACAGATGCTGCTGTCATTAAGGTGAACTTGCCTTGTAACAGAGTTACAACAATCCTTTACTACTAAATGCCTTTACAATTTTTGCAAATAACTTATCTTCTGCTCTCGGATTCGTTTGCTGAATGTTTAGCTTTGTAAAGTAAATGACCAATTTACTTCCTGAAATTGTATTTCACTATTATTTAGTCTATGAAACTAAgcaaaagtcaaaattaatcttGTTTATCATTTTGGTTATTAGTATGTTCAGGGACTAACAtcgaaaaaaatagttaatgttAGAGACGTAAAATTTTAGAGACTAATATATAGGAGATACGATTTCAGGAACTAAGTGTTGGCCATTTACTGTTAATTTGTATGATCATAGTTGTACATGGAACATACATTGGCTGTTGtcattatttattctttttgaaaCAGGCTGCTGTGGAGAAGTTGCATATACCCGATGAGTTCGAAGACGGTTTGTAGCTCTACCTTTAAAGTGCGAGATACAAGATTGAAACAGCATGAATGCTCAAGTATTCATACAAACATCATCATTCCATCTAATTTTCGGAACTTTAAAACTGCATACAGTTTTGTAGGAAAGTCGAATAGGATTAGAGATATGATGTATCAGAAGTACCAAGAAGCTCCTATACTTGTACAAATAGTTGCATTAGGGAAGAATAGGTGTACCATTAGTTTATCCAtccattttgtttataaatCAACTCTTTAGTCTCATCTCTGGTTTAAATTATTAGAAGCGTCAAATGTCTCATTTTGAATTCAATTTATGATGAGAAATGTTAATAACACGACACACTCTTTGGCTGGTTAggatttattgaaaaatataaaattcaattatgcAGATCACATAAATAGCCTTTCGGCTCCACCTAGGGATAGTAAATGTTCTAGtttacagagaaaaaaaaagtgtcaccTACAATCGAggatattattttcttaattataattatacaattaatcAGGATATGTGCTCTGCTAACTTATGAAACAAATTCTATTATTGGCATGTTATCCAAAACTCTTTCACAAGTGGATTATAGATGTGTATCATACTTAATTTGTAGCCTAAGTTCTTAAGTTTTCATATTGAGCTTTTGACTGTGCCTTGATTAGAATGTGAAGTTTAGGAGCCTTCACCTGTGTTTCAACATTACTATTTCACCATCCACATTTTACTTGATAAAGTAATGGTGGATTTCTAATGTTTGGTTTTATACAGACAATAGTATTGTCTGAAGAATCTGGTTTTAGCTCAATAGTAGAAGTACTAATCACGTGTCTTCTTAATTAGTTTAAGTGTATTTTTATGGAAGTTTAAGTTAATTATGCCCTATAGatagaaatttatattaaaaattattattgactGAGTTgttcaattataataacaaaaatctatGATAGTTTACTGAGAGAGAAACTTCAAGTTTTAATATCAATTCACAGGGACTCTTTTCTAAAATGTAGTTTGAAGTTCGTtaacacttcaaccaaactatGTTACTTCTATGCgttattctttcttatttttacatttatcttttcattgtttcctttgcatatttttgttgttgtcgcTTATCATTTGATGCTAACATTACAAAGGATCACAACACAAGGCAAACATATCTATAATGGGCTACACTACTGAAACATATTATACCACATCACATGCAATATAGACTATTGCTTGGACGTCATTTTAATGCTTGAATTATACTAATCTCACTACTTAATCAATACTTAAGTGAAACCGAACATCCATATAACACTTGAATGATATCATATAATAATGACTCACTTCttaagaattgttaaaaaatactccataacttaaacaataatattagagactgaaacataaatataatatattaatgttttaactaaaacaatttaaaaagcaCTAATATTTACTTACAACCACTTTCCCCATCATCCATAAATCCCACTTGAATATATTCATTTTCTCAACAACCATATGCATAAATATACCATTTATTTTCAATACCTCTAGTACtttttcacacacacacatacacatatatatatatataaaatcttattggaaaaaaatataatttactccCTTTACTTTAAGATGTTGTAATTTGTCAATTCACTTTGATAATCCAATCAAGCCTTTTACATCAGAATATCAAATTGTATgccaataatatattttcttaacaaaataCTTAAAGGTTAAATAATTTACGAggtctttattttttgtttgaagttttcacttacttatttttgttttcagttGGATCTCTAGtgaaaatttaatgtaattggACCGCTGTCATTATATTGGCCAAACGAAATTAAATATAGCCAATGTGTGACACTTTGACAAGGTTTTTTTAAATGGTGAAGTGAGGTTATATAATAGATGTGGgataatatatacaatttaaaggttcaatttaaataagataatatatacaattaaatattaaattaaaattaaatattttacttgctaaatatatacttaattaagttttagaatcttttcaattaaatctctattaaattttgttaataataataataataataataaaatatattttttttcatattaaaagttaatttttttcttataataacttttacaattatatataatattaataattataattttatattactaagagtatttggtaatcttcaattcctactaattaaagttttttatttgttacatcaatcaaattttatactaatttttacaaactttactttcaaatctagTCTCACTCACTTTcaaatttctttagaaaaaaactatcaatttatcttaaatcttctcaaattcattGATTTGCTTACTCCCAAATCAATCCGTTAAGATAAATGCATCATtagataaatgaatttttttaatgaaataaaaacgaaacacttaagttttctttttttctttcacgtttttttaccttttattcattaaaaatttatttccattaaatgctaaaatgtataatataatatcataatattttactttaaactAAATTCCTAATTTCTTCTTAAATCTCTAAAATAAGTATTAACatattagattaaaatgaattttgaagaaaggaaaataatgaCTGCAAATTTTTGGAGAAATTAAAgtattatatgaaaaatcaCTTGTTTGATAAAggtcaaatataaatttaaaaatgtaaacaaaaaataagaatatacacatttatagaaaaaaatgaaaacatatattatccaaataataaaatgtcctcctttggttttgattttgatcTCGAAAATTCAATTTGTATTTACCGCCAGACGTTTTCGGGTATCATCACTTTGAACTCTGAAGAGAAGTGTCATGGAAGCAGAAGAACACTTTCAACTTCCTCGTCTATCTCACggtctctctctttctctctttgaaTTTCGATCGGAATGTTTTACGTCACCGAGAAAATAGTCACCGTTTTTCtgccttttatttttttttcctcataaCTTTACCAGCTGAATCATTCCGACGATAACCTTCGTGCTAGGGTTTCGTTCAACACGATTTttgcttttttgtttttttattattgaatctGATGCcgtttgtttatttattgagCAGAAGTTGCAAATTCTCCGGTTCAAGGAATGGAAAGCGTGGTGGCAACGGTTAGCGGTTACCACGGTTCCGAGCGGTTCGATCTCATCAAGCTGATTTCATATGCCGGCGCCAATTACGTTGGCACAATGTCAAAATCGATAACGCATTtggttagtttttgtttttgttttgtttagtttGTTCGTGGGAGAGAATGAGAGAGCACGATTGAGAGGGGTAAAGAGAAAGCTTAACTGAGAAAGAGAACTAAATTGAGAGAGGTACAGATAactgagagagagagagagagagaataagaAAGCTTAACTGAGAAGGAGCTTAATTGAGAGAGTAAGAGAAAATAATTGGTAGAGAAAGATAGCTTTGTTGGGAGAGATAGACAGACAGAGATATATTTAGAGATTAGAGAGATTAATTCGATGGTGGATTTTGATAATGCATCTGGAGTGTTTGCATGTGAGTGAGAGAGTGAGAAACTTAATTCGGTGGAGAATTTTGGTGCGGAATGTTGAATTTGGTAATTCAACTGAAGAGTTTTGTGTGTTGATTGAGTGAATGAGACAGAGAGCATAGTTGGGTGGTGGATTTAGGTTATTTCCAGGTTTGTGACTTAGGAAGGTATGTTTTCTGTTTGTGTTGTGAAAGGGAAAGAGAATTGAGGGAGAATTGAGCGGAAGAAGAGAGTTTCGGAATGAATGAACAGGTTATTGCAAGCTATCATTGAAGAACTGttttatgattgattgttttTGTGATTGATCAGGTGTGCTGGAAATTTGAAGGAAAGAAATACGATATTGCGTTGAAGTTTAGAATACCTATAGTGAACCACCAATGGATTGAGGACTGCATAAAGGAAGGGAGGCGTGTTCCAGAAGATTCTTATACCTTGCAGAGgtgaatttcttttctttccccTCCTTAGGGAAGAATTATACCAGAGTGTTTCTAACATTAGTGCTATGCTATAACTTTATTGAAAGTTGGTTATTAATAGTTGATTTTCTATCTGCATATATGATGTTATATACTGGGCGTCTTTCTTGTGGACTCAGGAGTTTGCTTCTGGTTTCTTTAGTTTGGGATCATCGGTTTTATTATATGGTAGTTGATTATTAGGTTTGAAAATCTTGGGTGCATTGTCTAGTTATATAGGAGCTTATTTTTGGGTCTTCTTGTATACTCTGACATTTGGGGAATATTTGTTTTCAAGTTCacttattatcattattattttcagtgGACATGAAGTAGGACGATTGTTACTGGAAGTTCCCCTCACTGTTCGGGCCAGTAGGTTGACAAAGGAAAAAATCGTCAGTGACAAGTTACATGATACTGGGACTGAAAGGCAAAATCCTAACTTCGGTTCTGGAATTTCAATAACTTATGTTTTGGAAGATTCTTGTTTAATGAAAAAGGTAAATTGGGCTTTCGACTCTATCTGTTCACCTCCTGgacatttttaatctttatgaTGTACATTCTGGGTGTTTTCAAGCAAGTTTTGATTCATAATTTTGTTGCCTGATTTTAGAATGGGTCACAACTTTCACATTGTGATAACTGGAGTCATTAACACCCATCTTAAGAGTTGATCATTAACTATAGACAAAAATTTCAACTGCACATCTAGGTGTTCCATTTAAATCTCTATGTTTTTTTGATGGCATCAGGCAAGTTTTCTTGTTGCACTTCTTTGTTATGCCTTGATAAATCAAAAACTAAAGGTACCACCATGGTTCTGTGACGGAGATGggattgttttctttttagatttGAGTCATCGTCAAAGTCTAGTGGTGACTTTTCTGATATCTTTTGCATCAAaggattattttaaaatttgtagcCAGTATTATTCATCTACAAACTTGAATAGCTATGTCTACTTGCTTCATGCAACATATGTGGTTTGCCTTCTACAAAATGGTCAATTGAAGAAAAAGCATGCCATAGGTATGTATATCATAGATTACTTGTAGGATGAACgataattcaaaatatgtaGCAGGATAAACTAGCTGATTGtctgaatgaacttttttctgCATCTCAATCATTTCTTCATTCTTGGTGCTGTATAAATTACTTGCATTACTTTTGCTATCCCCTTGAATGCAGCATTATTTGTTCTTTCGTAATGCCTGctaatttcttctcttttctctgcATTCCCTATTTTTTAAGCATGATGAATCAACTTCATATTCGTCTAGACTGTcaaggaaaggaaaaagaaacatttgTAACGGTAAGGGAGTCATTACTCGAGCCGGACCTTCTCGTAAAGGAAGAAGACTTACGAGAAATCTTGTTGATGATGTGGTGTTGGCTCCTTCAATTTTGGATTTAATAAGCCCAGATTACCACCTTTTTAAAGCGGATAGACTACAAACAGACGCTGAAGCGACATCTAGCCTTTCTGGTGGTGTCAATAATAACACTATTCTACAAAATAGTGAAGGACCTAATGCTGGATTAAGTACTGAAAGTAGAATTATCGATGGTGATTCAGATGATATTGAACAGATCAAAGATTCAgttcatatatctactcttagAAATTCAACTTTGTTTGTAGAAGATGCCCTACGCGTGCCACAAACATCAATAGATTTATGCTCTAGTGATGATGAAAAATTCACCGATGGTGATCAGGTTGATAATGGCGCTGGCTTACCTACTTCAACAGAGATGTCATGTGTTATATGTTTCACAGATTTCAGCACAACACGGGGGATTCTGCCATGTGGACATCGATTTTGTTTTCCATGCATCCAGAGTTGGGTTGACCATAGGGTATGCCTTTTCATTTATTTGCCATTTTTACGAATAAAAGCCTATTAGTTGGTGATCATGATGTCTGTAGCATGCCATTTTCTTTTGACTAGATTTCAAAGTTGGTTTCTATTTTCCTAATCCTAACTAAACTATATAATTTAACTTTCATTCAATTTATgcttttctttatcatttagAATTTGAGGCTCCACCTCATTGTTTTGCTTTATTTTCTTAGTGAAACCCTTGTGAAAGCATTTTGGATAAATAGTCCGTTCAAtacaacaaatattattatattttattttctagttcaataagaaaaaaactaaagtctTAGTAcaataagtttaattttgtcagttttatttgaatttcgTTAATGGTTAGTACAACTGAGTATGTGTTTGTTCTTTATTAATTGTTTCTTGTGTATATCAAGggaaaattaatgttaatatgaaattaactTTGAAAGAATCactaaagattgcaaaaagcaAAGCATAGGCTTCCTTTAatgttaattgcatattaatgTATTCAATTACCTCAACAATTAATgaagttcaaataaaatttacgAAATTATAGGTTTTGTACTaagattgtaattttttttatgtactaAAAATGTTGTAATGAACTAAATATTTACCCAagtatatttatcaattttgtcCAGGCTCTCTTACTAATGCACTTGTTTGAATTGATGGTGATTCTAAAATGTCCTATTTAAAGATTAAGATGGATTAAGTCAACCTCGTTAGATTTCTCTTAATATTATTTGGTTGTCTCTTTCATTTCtcatttgtttttcaatatttgtAGACTTCAATGAGAAAAAAATCAACTTGCCCTCTGTGCAAGGCAAGTTTTGTGATGATTAAGAAAGTCGAGCATGCAGCCACTACGGATCAAAAAGTATACTCCCAGACAATCCCATGTAACAATTCAGCCTCAGAAATTTTTATCCCCATGGATCAAGAATTACCGCATACTACCTTTGAGGTACGCTTATCCTTAAGCTATATTAGCTCTTATCTCTATTGGGTGTTTTTTTTCCCATATTAGTTGAAATCACATAACACACGGACGAGCCTTAACTCAGTGGTTAGATTGCTACCTAAGGTCATgggttcaaattttaaaaatagtctTTCTTCTTGTGGGGTTTAAAAACTAttctagattattttaaaaaataaatagaggaAGAGGAGAGAAGTGGCCCAACATAGACACAGGAAAAAAATTGGAATGAGTGGTTGTTAGATTATTGATTGCACAGTAACAGTGTTGGATTGTATACATTCCATACAATATTGACATCTTTAAAGATATTGACTGGTATTCACTGAAAGCCTGTCATAGATTCTACTGGAACTTAATGTTTCTTATATGCTCTTTCCTTAATTTGGACGGCTCATAAATAAGTGACAGTTTAATTGGTTGTTGCAACCATATAATGAGAGCGAGGAAGATTTATTTGGCCTAAAAAACAATATCACATGAGCTGGCAACTTTTGTTTTACTTGTTAAGTTGGAATGCTTTATGTGTGGACTCTACCCCACCCaacatttttatgattttaataaaattgttttattaagaATTATTATTTGTGTAACAAACCAACATTCTCATGTCAACCTTATAATATCCATGATTTTGTAATGTTGGATTTCTCTCTGTTCTTTGTTAGACAGGCTATGACTTTCACCAATCCATGATCCATAAAATTTAATGTCCATGAACATGGTTTTATATACTGTAATTCACACCACCTATAAGAAGCCAGAAGAAATCTATATGAAATAACTTGACTTTATTCTGTGACTGTTATGATAATTTTctctaaagaaaaatattaggaACACACTTTCTAACATACACTTTTTTTAACACACTTTTTAATCACAAATTTTGACATTAGATCCTACATctgatatacatatatatagagagatagATTTGTTTCCTATGTTGTCACTGATGTACTTATATATAGATTGGGTTGTTCCCTATATTGTCATTGAAAGTTTATAAGCATCTTGATATGATTGTCACTCCGTGGTTTGTCTTTTGCTTATATAGTCTACACAAACGGGAGCTTGTGTAATTTGCCGTGGTCGGGAACCAGAGGATCTCCTTGAGAATTGTGATATTTGccaaattcaaaaaattcattcatattGCATGGACCCTCCTCTACGGCCATGGACATGCAATCATTGCAAGGAACTTCGGATGCTTTATCGCACTAATCACTATTAGTGTGCATCCCAaacatgttttcattttatgaGAGATGTTGTAATTTTGGAAAACTTATTCATACTCACAATTTTTAGGTACATTGTAGTAAGTTACATTTTGTTAGTGACTTAATTCTCAACAAGTGAAAACTTGTAGGCAAAATCAACGACATGTCTTGGTTGATAGATAATATAATAGTCTTTTAAGCATGCTATTTAGGGTTTGATTATTGATATCTGTGTATTAAAAAACAGTTATTGAGGAAGATCAatcttttaaatgaatatttgttCTTGgtagattaatttttaattctaaaattaattttttatattataaaattaattaactcacatcttaaaaattatttttaaaaaactaatgaaacattgcataatttataaaataatattaatatacgattttttttttatcttttgttttta
Coding sequences:
- the LOC106765083 gene encoding uncharacterized protein LOC106765083 yields the protein MEAEEHFQLPRLSHEVANSPVQGMESVVATVSGYHGSERFDLIKLISYAGANYVGTMSKSITHLVCWKFEGKKYDIALKFRIPIVNHQWIEDCIKEGRRVPEDSYTLQSGHEVGRLLLEVPLTVRASRLTKEKIVSDKLHDTGTERQNPNFGSGISITYVLEDSCLMKKHDESTSYSSRLSRKGKRNICNGKGVITRAGPSRKGRRLTRNLVDDVVLAPSILDLISPDYHLFKADRLQTDAEATSSLSGGVNNNTILQNSEGPNAGLSTESRIIDGDSDDIEQIKDSVHISTLRNSTLFVEDALRVPQTSIDLCSSDDEKFTDGDQVDNGAGLPTSTEMSCVICFTDFSTTRGILPCGHRFCFPCIQSWVDHRTSMRKKSTCPLCKASFVMIKKVEHAATTDQKVYSQTIPCNNSASEIFIPMDQELPHTTFESTQTGACVICRGREPEDLLENCDICQIQKIHSYCMDPPLRPWTCNHCKELRMLYRTNHY